Proteins from a genomic interval of Ramlibacter algicola:
- a CDS encoding ketopantoate reductase family protein, which produces MRIGIMGSGGLGGYFGARLALGGADVHFIARGKHLQAMRDQGLRIDGPEPMHVQKLHATDNPADVGPVDVVMLGVKLWDTEQAIAQMRPMVGPQTAIISFQNGVLKDDYLRAAFPAQQIMGGVGYVATTIEAPGVIKQTGPMQRLLFGEFDRSLSERGKALLAACKAGGINAELSDNILREIWLKYVFLVGLSGTTTSMRHTIGPIRSNPQTRAFLSDVMAEVIAVGRAQGVDLPADTLQAALQRADTVSPEMTSSMHHDLQRGNKLEVRWLSGGVVQLGQAKGVPTPCNRAIADILALHAEGGSRG; this is translated from the coding sequence ATGCGGATCGGCATCATGGGCTCGGGCGGCCTCGGCGGTTACTTCGGCGCGCGGCTGGCGCTGGGCGGCGCGGACGTGCATTTCATCGCGCGCGGCAAGCACCTGCAGGCGATGCGCGACCAAGGCCTGCGCATCGACGGCCCGGAGCCGATGCACGTGCAGAAACTGCATGCGACCGACAACCCGGCCGACGTCGGCCCGGTCGACGTCGTGATGCTGGGCGTCAAGCTCTGGGACACCGAGCAGGCCATCGCGCAGATGCGGCCGATGGTCGGGCCGCAGACGGCGATCATCTCGTTCCAGAACGGCGTGCTCAAGGACGACTACCTGCGTGCTGCTTTCCCCGCACAGCAGATCATGGGCGGCGTCGGCTACGTCGCGACGACGATCGAGGCGCCCGGCGTGATCAAGCAGACGGGCCCGATGCAGCGCCTGCTGTTCGGCGAATTCGACCGCTCTCTGTCCGAGCGGGGGAAGGCGTTGCTGGCCGCGTGCAAGGCCGGCGGCATCAATGCCGAGCTGTCGGACAACATCCTGCGCGAGATCTGGCTGAAGTACGTGTTCCTGGTCGGCCTGTCGGGGACCACCACGTCGATGCGCCACACCATCGGCCCGATCCGCTCCAACCCGCAGACCCGCGCCTTCCTGTCCGACGTGATGGCCGAAGTGATCGCGGTCGGCCGCGCGCAGGGCGTCGACCTGCCCGCCGACACGCTGCAGGCGGCATTGCAGCGCGCCGACACGGTGTCGCCCGAGATGACCTCGTCGATGCACCACGACCTGCAGCGCGGCAACAAGCTGGAGGTGCGCTGGCTGTCCGGCGGCGTGGTGCAACTGGGCCAGGCCAAGGGCGTGCCCACGCCGTGCAACCGCGCCATCGCCGACATCCTGGCGCTGCATGCGGAAGGCGGCTCGCGTGGCTGA